The following are encoded together in the Lactuca sativa cultivar Salinas chromosome 1, Lsat_Salinas_v11, whole genome shotgun sequence genome:
- the LOC111913616 gene encoding cellulose synthase A catalytic subunit 7 [UDP-forming], whose product MKGEQERSRIVTLDHPLPSGTTKSRRQHPPSCSLGLPTQPTPTHYHRCCRGWRSIYCMPKRPAFKGSAPINLSDRLNQVLRWALGLVEIFFSRHSPIWYGYKGGNLKWLERLSYVNTTVYPFTSLPLLAYCTLPVVCLLTGKFIMPEIDTLASLFFISLFLSIFTTGILELRWSGVSIEEWWRNEQFWVIGYQSWGSLFGKLFFAFWVIVHLYPFLKGLMGKQNRTPTIVVIWSILLASIFSLLWVRIDPFVLKTKGLDVCIQNKEDESRPDVRIQNKEDERGERPMIDSDGDIRWVSVDCEENMETVDRL is encoded by the coding sequence TCAAGGATTGTCACCCTCGACCACCCACTGCCATCGGGAACCACCAAGAGTCGCCGCCAGCACCCACCATCGTGTTCTCTTGGGCTACCAACACAACCCACACCCACCCATTATCACCGTTGTTGCCGTGGATGGAGGTCGATATACTGTATGCCAAAACGACCCGCTTTCAAAGGATCAGCTCCAATCAATCTCTCGGATCGTCTAAACCAAGTCCTCCGGTGGGCCCTAGGCTTAGTCGAGATATTTTTCAGTCGGCATAGCCCTATTTGGTATGGCTACAAAGGCGGTAACCTAAAATGGCTCGAGCGGTTATCCTATGTCAACACCACCGTCTACCCCTTCACCTCCCTCCCCCTCCTCGCATACTGCACCCTCCCTGTCGTCTGCCTCCTCACCGGAAAGTTCATCATGCCGGAGATTGACACCTTAGCAAGTctcttcttcatttctcttttTCTCTCCATTTTCACCACCGGAATCCTCGAGCTCCGGTGGAGCGGTGTCAGCATTGAGGAGTGGTGGAGGAACGAGCAATTTTGGGTGATCGGGTACCAATCGTGGGGCTCACTatttgggaagttgttctttgcGTTTTGGGTGATTGTTCATCTTTATCCGTTTCTTAAAGGTCTCATGGGAAAGCAGAATAGGACCCCGACTATTGTGGTTATATGGTCTATACTTCTTGCTTCGATCTTCTCGTTGCTTTGGGTCAGGATTGACCCGTTTGTGTTGAAAACTAAAGGACTCGATGTCTGTATTCAGAACAAAGAAGATGAAAGCCGACCTGATGTCCGTATTCAGAACAAAGAAGATGAAAGGGGAGAGAGACCTATGATTGATTCAGATGGAGACATCAGGTGGGTGTCGGTTGActgtgaagaaaatatggagactGTCGATCGATTATGA